One window of Quercus robur chromosome 5, dhQueRobu3.1, whole genome shotgun sequence genomic DNA carries:
- the LOC126726920 gene encoding glucan endo-1,3-beta-glucosidase 4-like translates to MSNSGYRLSFCSSFWRTMSSAFLRTLLALLLLTLTLQKSDGQFEEWCIADEQTPDDELLKALNWACGKGGADCSKIQVNKPCYLPNTIRDHASYAFNNYYQKFKHIGATCYFNAAAMITDLDPSHKSCKFEYLP, encoded by the exons ATGTCCAATTCTGGCTATAGATTAAGCTTCTGCAGCAGCTTCTGGAGAACAATGTCATCTGCTTTTTTAAGAACTCTTCTAGCTCTGCTCCTTTTGACACTTACCCTGCAAAAATCTG ATGGGCAATTTGAGGAATGGTGCATAGCTGATGAGCAGACCCCAGATGATGAGCTGCTTAAGGCCCTTAACTGGGCTTGTGGAAAAGGAGGAGCAGATTGCagcaaaatacaagtaaacaagccCTGCTACTTACCAAATACAATAAGGGATCATGCCTCTTATGCCTTCAACAACTACTATCAGAAATTCAAGCACATTGGAGCTACTTGCTATTTTAACGCTGCTGCAATGATCACAGATCTTGACCCAA GTCACAAATCATGCAAGTTTGAGTATCTTCCTTGA